The following is a genomic window from Haloarcula sp. DT43.
CTCCTCTATCATCTCCAGGCCGACCAGCCCCTGCGTCGCGTCGCGGACGATGCGGCGCTGTTCGGCGGTGATGCGTGAGGCTTCCAGCCGGATGATGTCGAAGCCGCTGACGTACATCGTCATCACGGCCCGCGTGAGCTCGTGCCTGTTTTCGAGCCCAGTCACGTCCAGCGTTCCCTCGACGTGGTCGTCGTCGCGCTGTGGCGAAACCAGCAGCAGGTCGTCTTCGGCGTAAAACTCGACGATACTGCCGCTGGCGACGTCGTTCTCCGTCGCCCACTCCTTCGGTAGCGAGACGGTGTACGTGGAACCACCCGTCAGCTGTACTTTGCGTGTCTCCATAGTACTACTACTGAGAGCCGATAGTGTATAAAACGTGGCGTAACTATATACTACGACGCGAGACTACGGCCCGAATGGCAATGTCAACGTAGCTCACGGGGAACCGTGACGTGGGTGCGAACGGCTACCGGAGTCACGGGCGGTCGTCCCTGTTCGAACCGGCCGCCTGTCGCTCCGAAACGTCCGTTGTGGCGGTCTGGCCACGCGACCCGGAGTCTCCGCCGGGGTATATAGCAATATATAGTGCTAATACCCAGATATAGTGCTAATAGTAGGGTACTTATTCGCTCTTCATCTTCCCTCGGGTGATGACAGATTCACCGACCGGTGGTTTCTCGCGTCGTCGCTTTCTGACAAGCACGGGTGCGATTGGGGCACTGGCGCTGGCCGGCTGTACGGAGCAGTCCGGCGGCAGCGGCGGTGGCGCCGACAACAGCGGTGGGAGTACCGACGGCAGCGGTAGCAGTCAGCTGTCCGGTGAAATCACTATCACAGGGAGTAGCACGGTGTTCCCCCTCGCGACGGCCGTCGCGAACGAGTTCCAGAAGCAACACAGCCAGGTCGACATCAGCCTTTCCTCGACCGGGTCCGGTGGCGGCTTCAGCAACCACTTCTGTGTCGGGAACTCCGAGTTCAACAACGCGTCCCGGCCGATATCCAGCGAGGAGGAACAGCTCTGTGCCGACAACGGTGTCGAGTACCACGAAATCAACGTCGCCACGGACGCGGTAACCGTCATCGTCAACACCGAGAACGACTGGGTCGACTGCGTGACCCCCGAGCAACTCCGGCAGATGTGGCGCGCAGACGGTGCGTCGACCTGGGCCGACGTGAATTCGGAGTGGCCCGACGAACCCATCAACCGGTTCGGTGCCGCCGACACCTCCGGGACGTTCGACTACTTCAACGAGGCGATTCTCGGCGAGGAGGCGGACCACACCAGCAACTACGAGGCCACCGAACAGGACAATCTCATCCTGCAGGGCGTCCAGCAGGACCAGTACGGTATCGGCTACTTCGGCTTCGCCTACTACCAGAGCAACACGGACGCGGTCAAGGCGCTCAGTATCGACAACGGCGACGGCTGCGTCGAGCCCTCGCTGGAGACGGCGAAGGCCGGCGACTACCAGCCTCTCTCGCGCCCGCTCTTTACGTATCCACGGAAGAGCGCGCTCGCCGAGGAGCACATCGCCGAGTTCGCACGGTTCTTCGTCGAACAGAGCGCCAACACCGAACTCGTCTCCGAGGAAATCGGCTACGTCCCACGGACCGAAGAGGGCATGCAGGAAGAACTCGACGCCCTCAACAGCGTCATCGACGAAGTCCAGTAACGAGCCGGATATATAGACAATAGAGAACTACGGATACAATCCGGGTACTTTTTCCCGAGATACACAGAATGAGCGAACAACACCGATGAGCAACGAAGGACAGGCCCCGGACCTGGCGGGCGACCGGGGATTCAGGTCAGTCCGTGAGTCGGCATACAAATACGCGCTGGCGGGCTGTGCCGTCCTGTCCGTACTGACGACGGTGAGTATCATCGGGGTGCTCGTCTTAGACGCCGCGGAGTTTTTCGCCGAGGTGCCAGTCTTGGCGTTCCTGACCGGGACGACGTTCAGCCCGAACCTCGAACCGGTCTCGTTCGGCGTCTTGCCCCTCGTCCTCGGGACGATTCTCATCACCATCGGCGCGGGCGCGCTCGCGCTCCCGACGGGCGTGTTGACCGCGATATACCTCAGCGAG
Proteins encoded in this region:
- a CDS encoding PstS family phosphate ABC transporter substrate-binding protein gives rise to the protein MTDSPTGGFSRRRFLTSTGAIGALALAGCTEQSGGSGGGADNSGGSTDGSGSSQLSGEITITGSSTVFPLATAVANEFQKQHSQVDISLSSTGSGGGFSNHFCVGNSEFNNASRPISSEEEQLCADNGVEYHEINVATDAVTVIVNTENDWVDCVTPEQLRQMWRADGASTWADVNSEWPDEPINRFGAADTSGTFDYFNEAILGEEADHTSNYEATEQDNLILQGVQQDQYGIGYFGFAYYQSNTDAVKALSIDNGDGCVEPSLETAKAGDYQPLSRPLFTYPRKSALAEEHIAEFARFFVEQSANTELVSEEIGYVPRTEEGMQEELDALNSVIDEVQ